The Candidatus Methanoperedens sp. genome includes a region encoding these proteins:
- a CDS encoding PIN domain-containing protein, with protein MKYAFDTNIYQIWRNINDPAIQKISYHPTIQTIKKCFSDVEAGTQLSIPRVILTEHLVWIAKNEGIGVAFNVLEMILKSSWQVIYENEEIHRQAIEIGSRYGGLGAADLLLAAIAKREEALIVTTDSAFERLKSEIDVIVLAS; from the coding sequence ATGAAGTACGCTTTTGACACCAATATCTATCAGATATGGCGGAACATCAACGACCCTGCCATACAGAAGATTTCATATCATCCTACCATCCAAACAATTAAGAAATGTTTTTCAGACGTCGAAGCTGGAACGCAGCTATCGATTCCGCGTGTAATCCTGACCGAGCATCTTGTATGGATTGCCAAGAATGAAGGTATTGGAGTGGCTTTTAATGTTTTGGAAATGATTCTTAAATCATCCTGGCAGGTAATCTACGAAAACGAAGAAATACACAGGCAAGCCATAGAAATTGGGAGTAGATACGGGGGACTCGGGGCAGCTGATTTATTATTGGCAGCAATTGCAAAACGAGAAGAAGCACTGATAGTAACTACAGATTCAGCTTTTGAACGCTTGAAAAGTGAAATTGATGTAATTGTATTGGCATCATAG